A window of Rhodococcus sp. SGAir0479 contains these coding sequences:
- a CDS encoding MerR family transcriptional regulator has translation MYRPRGTAVMTIGQLAASTGVPASAIRYWERQGVLPEPERRGGQRRYPAEAADRIAVLRTFQTAGLSLDEIRDVQQDRPQRGAMLTAKLAEIERRIVDLRHAHELLAHAVRCSKPDVVACATFRSQMATWQSPLDDPGGR, from the coding sequence ATGTATCGACCAAGGGGAACTGCTGTGATGACGATCGGTCAGCTCGCCGCGAGCACCGGAGTCCCGGCATCGGCAATCCGATACTGGGAGCGGCAAGGGGTCCTGCCGGAGCCCGAGCGACGGGGCGGGCAGCGACGATATCCGGCCGAGGCCGCCGACCGGATCGCGGTGTTGCGCACGTTCCAAACGGCTGGCCTCAGCCTCGACGAGATTCGCGACGTTCAGCAGGACCGTCCACAACGCGGAGCGATGTTGACCGCCAAACTCGCCGAGATCGAGCGCCGCATCGTCGACCTTCGGCACGCCCACGAACTTCTCGCACACGCGGTTCGGTGCAGCAAACCGGATGTCGTTGCGTGCGCGACGTTCCGGTCGCAGATGGCGACCTGGCAGTCGCCACTCGACGACCCGGGCGGGAGATGA
- a CDS encoding DUF6301 family protein, translating into MHVDIEGATRVARLTAEFDRTWTVDDLEPFCAQAGWELVEPRQAGGSIRTNLHVSRREADMYRRNRSMRCISIFVSDVADDATPKTVVRPAAG; encoded by the coding sequence ATGCACGTCGACATCGAAGGCGCCACACGCGTCGCTCGCCTCACCGCAGAATTCGACAGGACCTGGACCGTCGACGACCTGGAACCATTCTGCGCACAAGCCGGATGGGAGCTCGTCGAACCCAGGCAAGCTGGCGGCTCGATACGAACGAACCTTCATGTCAGCCGGCGGGAGGCGGACATGTACAGGCGGAACCGTTCGATGCGCTGCATCTCGATCTTCGTTTCGGACGTGGCAGATGACGCTACGCCTAAGACAGTGGTGCGTCCCGCTGCTGGATGA
- a CDS encoding enoyl-CoA hydratase-related protein — MVTISSDGPVWTLNLGDNENRFSPDWLGAVERALEEVEASTDAAVLVTIGSGKYYSNGLDLEWIGQNFDQLDAYVARVQALFARVLTLPVPTIAAVNGHAFGAGSMFAIAHDWRVMREDRGYFCFPEVDINIPFTPGMTALITSKLSPRTAIDAMTTGRRYTATDAAICGLVDGAASLEKLHGTAVSMVQGLAGKDRNTLGIIKARLFAEATAALLSASSEA; from the coding sequence ATGGTCACTATCTCCAGCGACGGCCCGGTATGGACGCTCAATCTCGGCGACAACGAGAACCGCTTCTCGCCTGACTGGCTCGGAGCCGTCGAGCGTGCCCTCGAGGAAGTTGAGGCATCGACCGACGCCGCGGTCCTGGTCACCATCGGTTCCGGCAAGTACTACTCGAACGGCCTGGACCTCGAGTGGATCGGGCAGAACTTCGATCAGCTCGACGCCTACGTCGCACGAGTCCAGGCGCTGTTCGCTCGCGTGCTGACCCTTCCCGTGCCGACGATTGCCGCGGTGAACGGCCACGCCTTCGGCGCGGGTTCGATGTTCGCTATCGCCCACGACTGGCGCGTCATGCGTGAAGACCGCGGCTACTTCTGCTTCCCCGAGGTCGACATCAATATCCCGTTCACCCCGGGCATGACTGCTCTCATCACCAGCAAGCTGTCACCGCGCACCGCGATCGACGCGATGACTACCGGGCGTCGGTACACCGCCACGGACGCTGCCATCTGCGGGCTGGTCGACGGCGCCGCCTCGCTCGAGAAATTGCACGGAACCGCGGTCAGCATGGTCCAGGGCCTGGCCGGAAAGGACCGCAACACCCTGGGCATCATCAAGGCCCGTCTCTTTGCTGAAGCGACCGCCGCGCTCCTCTCCGCGAGCAGCGAGGCCTGA
- a CDS encoding carboxymuconolactone decarboxylase family protein has protein sequence MSANAYRADAIRDRYHSTLGAVPPGAEDRLRLAEQHHRLDTEEAIIALRHIVLTDNALGARVQQLVHFGQLLALGRSDPARIHARGALHAGATTADLIGVAETAVITAGVPAYALGMEIIAELTRQPD, from the coding sequence ATGAGCGCCAACGCATACCGCGCCGACGCGATCCGCGACCGCTACCACTCGACCCTCGGCGCCGTTCCTCCCGGCGCCGAGGACCGCCTGCGGCTGGCCGAACAACACCATCGGCTCGACACCGAAGAAGCGATCATAGCGCTGCGGCACATCGTGCTGACCGACAACGCGCTGGGAGCACGCGTGCAGCAGCTCGTCCACTTCGGTCAACTGCTGGCGCTGGGCCGGTCGGACCCTGCCCGGATCCACGCCCGCGGCGCGCTCCACGCCGGTGCAACCACCGCCGACCTCATCGGCGTAGCCGAAACCGCGGTCATCACCGCCGGCGTTCCCGCCTACGCACTCGGCATGGAGATCATCGCGGAACTCACTCGACAACCCGACTGA
- a CDS encoding MerR family transcriptional regulator: MRLRFYADAGLLLPAKIDPVSGYRFYGDGQLELAVLLRGLREIGMPLAAVKSVLGARHEEAVRLLDEHVNAVVSDAAATLLRAVVITSRRDWPRMSLIRGGQRRVVASGHPRHPTVPRHGSVAMGRRRARLPQSDVVETLAAELH; encoded by the coding sequence GTGCGTTTGCGCTTCTACGCCGATGCAGGTTTGCTGCTGCCTGCAAAGATCGATCCCGTCTCCGGATACCGCTTCTACGGGGATGGCCAGCTGGAGCTGGCTGTTCTGCTCCGCGGTTTACGGGAAATTGGTATGCCCCTCGCGGCCGTAAAATCCGTTCTCGGCGCTCGACACGAGGAAGCGGTTCGCCTTCTCGATGAACATGTCAACGCGGTGGTCAGCGATGCCGCGGCCACACTGCTGCGGGCGGTTGTCATCACATCAAGGCGGGACTGGCCACGCATGTCCTTGATCCGTGGAGGGCAGCGGCGCGTGGTGGCATCTGGCCATCCGCGCCACCCGACAGTTCCTCGGCATGGATCTGTGGCTATGGGCCGACGCCGCGCGCGGCTCCCGCAGTCCGATGTCGTGGAGACTTTGGCAGCTGAGCTGCATTAG
- a CDS encoding transglutaminase domain-containing protein produces MTCSLVTGWGRASRGFGCCGDSEGGVEETRILDWCAPAFDRFPMRGTGGSRSEADYLRRAHGWVQGAVRPVYALDDLQPASVTVAKSRGSCSQRLAVVEALARRAGIATRVEGLVLRGEFWYPRFRYLRPFVPDRVLLAWPSFLVDRGWLDASAVFSEGCRLQSTAFSNRGSETLFDAAARARIRWGETPVSSGCVDLSGYVVESLGTFDSRDDLFGAYGQTLIRPVRTVLEPVFSRWAAS; encoded by the coding sequence ATGACGTGTTCGCTGGTCACGGGGTGGGGGCGCGCGAGTCGCGGATTTGGGTGTTGCGGCGACAGCGAGGGCGGCGTCGAAGAGACCCGGATTCTCGACTGGTGTGCGCCCGCGTTCGACCGTTTTCCGATGCGTGGTACTGGTGGTAGCCGATCCGAGGCGGACTATCTGCGGCGTGCGCATGGCTGGGTGCAGGGTGCGGTTCGGCCGGTGTATGCGCTTGACGATCTACAGCCTGCCTCCGTGACGGTGGCGAAATCGCGAGGTTCGTGTAGTCAGCGCTTGGCGGTGGTGGAGGCGCTGGCTCGCCGCGCCGGGATCGCCACCCGGGTCGAAGGGCTCGTGTTGCGAGGGGAGTTCTGGTACCCGCGTTTTCGGTATCTGCGGCCGTTCGTGCCTGATCGCGTGTTGTTGGCGTGGCCGAGTTTCCTGGTCGATCGCGGGTGGCTCGACGCGTCCGCAGTGTTCTCCGAGGGATGCCGGCTGCAATCGACGGCATTCTCGAATCGAGGAAGCGAGACCTTGTTCGACGCGGCGGCGCGGGCGCGAATCCGGTGGGGTGAGACGCCCGTCTCCTCGGGATGTGTGGATCTTTCCGGGTACGTCGTCGAGTCGTTGGGCACCTTCGACTCCCGTGACGATTTGTTCGGCGCGTACGGGCAGACACTGATCCGTCCGGTCCGGACTGTGTTGGAGCCCGTATTCAGCCGATGGGCCGCGTCTTAG
- a CDS encoding TetR/AcrR family transcriptional regulator codes for MGRPRSFDRDTALDKAIRLFWEHGYEQTSIADLTQELGISAPSLYAAFGDKQALFKEAVARYEANPASVTTAGTAGTTPHEVLRMMLNRACQEYASEAHPRGCLVNTAPELTGNRNQNRAITADQLRRVAIDTETSVDAETLAAFVHALLVGLSSYARDGADEEQLRRVAELALRVTKA; via the coding sequence ATGGGACGGCCGCGCAGCTTCGATCGAGACACCGCACTGGACAAGGCGATACGCCTGTTCTGGGAGCACGGCTACGAGCAGACCTCCATCGCCGACCTCACGCAGGAGCTCGGCATCTCCGCGCCGAGCCTGTATGCCGCGTTCGGCGACAAACAGGCCCTGTTCAAGGAGGCCGTCGCCCGCTATGAAGCCAACCCCGCGTCCGTGACCACAGCCGGGACTGCCGGCACGACTCCGCACGAGGTGCTGCGGATGATGCTCAACCGCGCATGCCAGGAGTACGCCAGCGAAGCCCATCCGCGCGGATGCCTCGTCAACACCGCACCCGAGCTCACCGGCAATCGCAACCAGAACCGCGCGATCACCGCAGACCAACTGCGGAGAGTCGCAATCGACACGGAAACGAGCGTCGACGCCGAAACGCTCGCCGCCTTCGTCCATGCCCTCCTCGTGGGCCTGTCGTCCTACGCTCGCGACGGCGCCGATGAGGAGCAGCTGCGCCGCGTGGCCGAGCTGGCCCTGCGCGTGACGAAGGCGTGA
- a CDS encoding DUF6301 family protein, with product MTLRLRQWCVPLLDEGFTNLDVALTALLGTATSAEPGPEATIRWDLPKAVITLNLNLSAIQLHLTSPGYQAMCWRDGCRASRTWRGLIVLQVGVVSGPIRVRRAQNCCRTGCDLADLDR from the coding sequence ATGACGCTACGCCTAAGACAGTGGTGCGTCCCGCTGCTGGATGAAGGGTTCACGAACCTCGATGTGGCACTTACCGCACTCCTGGGGACAGCCACGAGCGCCGAACCCGGACCTGAGGCAACCATCCGGTGGGACCTGCCGAAAGCGGTCATCACACTGAACCTGAATTTAAGTGCGATCCAACTGCATCTGACGAGTCCGGGGTATCAGGCAATGTGCTGGCGTGATGGCTGTCGTGCGTCAAGAACTTGGCGGGGATTGATCGTGTTGCAGGTCGGAGTTGTGAGTGGTCCAATTCGCGTGAGGCGCGCGCAAAACTGTTGCCGCACCGGATGCGATCTCGCCGACCTCGATCGCTAG
- a CDS encoding low temperature requirement protein A, producing the protein MTRRARRGDPEGKRAAPLELFYDLVFVFAISQVSHLLLEHLTVAGAGRAVMILLAVWWSWNYTTWATNELDSETDAVRVLLIALMLASLLMAIAAPEAFGSKGLLFAGAYVSIQVGRHLFLTFVVAAKGTIERERAGRILIWLSVAGVFWIAGGIADDAARVGLWTVALALDYSAPLFFFRVPGRPRLAGETWDLATDHFVERFGLFVIAALGETIVLTGTTVADLPLDVVTVTAFGGAFVGTAALWWLYFTSTRELGQNALTESSSRTQLARDSYTYGHVLIIAGVILTAVGDELVIAHPSDRLLPAQMIAVVGGPALYLVAQTALRLRATRTVSGLLVGGALACVAIGVVGAPLPGVAVSALLVIVLVGVVVTQEVQRKRPTQDVRHSTAGARQVVGGWHAE; encoded by the coding sequence GTGACGCGACGGGCTCGACGCGGCGACCCTGAGGGCAAACGGGCGGCGCCGCTGGAGTTGTTCTACGACCTCGTGTTCGTCTTCGCCATCAGTCAGGTCTCCCACCTGCTACTGGAGCACTTGACCGTGGCCGGCGCAGGCCGAGCGGTGATGATCCTCCTCGCGGTCTGGTGGTCGTGGAACTACACCACGTGGGCCACCAACGAGCTCGACTCGGAGACCGACGCCGTGCGCGTCCTGTTGATCGCACTGATGCTCGCAAGCCTGCTCATGGCGATCGCAGCCCCGGAGGCCTTCGGCAGCAAAGGACTGCTGTTCGCCGGCGCCTACGTCTCGATCCAGGTCGGCCGCCACCTGTTTCTGACGTTCGTCGTCGCCGCGAAAGGCACGATCGAACGCGAGCGAGCCGGCCGGATCCTCATCTGGCTGAGCGTCGCCGGCGTGTTCTGGATTGCCGGCGGCATTGCGGACGATGCCGCACGCGTGGGTTTGTGGACCGTCGCGCTGGCGCTCGACTACTCTGCGCCGCTCTTCTTCTTCCGTGTCCCCGGCCGGCCGCGGTTGGCGGGCGAGACATGGGATCTGGCCACCGACCACTTCGTCGAACGGTTCGGGCTCTTCGTCATCGCCGCCCTCGGAGAGACGATTGTCCTCACCGGCACGACCGTGGCCGACCTTCCGCTCGACGTCGTGACTGTCACCGCGTTCGGCGGGGCGTTCGTCGGGACTGCGGCCTTGTGGTGGTTGTACTTCACCTCGACCCGTGAACTGGGCCAGAACGCCCTCACCGAATCATCTTCTCGAACACAACTGGCCCGTGACTCCTACACCTACGGGCACGTTCTGATCATTGCCGGTGTCATTCTGACGGCAGTCGGCGACGAGTTGGTCATTGCACACCCCAGCGACCGCCTGTTGCCCGCACAGATGATCGCGGTCGTCGGCGGACCCGCCCTCTATCTCGTTGCCCAAACTGCACTTCGGCTACGGGCCACACGAACGGTCAGCGGTCTCCTGGTGGGTGGAGCGCTCGCATGCGTGGCTATCGGGGTCGTCGGCGCGCCACTGCCGGGCGTCGCTGTCAGTGCGCTCCTGGTCATCGTCTTGGTTGGCGTCGTCGTCACTCAGGAAGTGCAACGGAAGAGGCCCACACAGGATGTCCGGCACTCCACAGCCGGTGCCCGGCAAGTCGTCGGCGGATGGCATGCGGAATGA
- a CDS encoding SDR family NAD(P)-dependent oxidoreductase: MTTTLITGGNRGLGYEVARRLVQAGHTVWIGARDAENGRESADRLGAHFVQLDVTDDASVDAAVEMLRGRAGHLDILVNNAGILGEVTPPEDMTADQIRHVYETNVFGLVRVTHAFLPLLRVATRPSVINVTSGLGSFTMTQDPERVESQYPLAAYGSSKSAVTMLTMQYAKTIPDVRFNAVDPGQTATEFTGRIGHSVEDGAEAAVRIATLGADTPTGTVTDRAGVLPW, encoded by the coding sequence TCTCGGCTACGAGGTGGCCCGCCGCCTCGTCCAGGCCGGCCACACCGTCTGGATCGGAGCCCGCGACGCCGAGAACGGCCGCGAATCCGCCGACCGACTCGGTGCTCACTTCGTCCAACTGGACGTGACCGACGACGCGTCGGTCGACGCCGCGGTCGAGATGTTGCGTGGGCGGGCCGGCCACCTCGACATCCTGGTCAACAACGCCGGCATCCTCGGGGAAGTCACCCCACCCGAGGACATGACAGCCGACCAGATCCGCCATGTCTACGAAACAAACGTCTTCGGGCTGGTGCGCGTCACGCACGCATTCCTGCCCCTGCTGCGGGTCGCGACTCGCCCCTCGGTCATCAATGTCACCAGCGGACTCGGGTCGTTCACGATGACCCAGGATCCGGAACGAGTCGAGTCGCAGTACCCGCTCGCCGCTTACGGCTCATCGAAGAGCGCGGTCACGATGCTGACAATGCAATACGCCAAGACCATCCCCGACGTTCGCTTCAACGCGGTGGACCCCGGCCAGACTGCAACCGAGTTCACCGGCCGGATCGGACACAGCGTGGAGGACGGCGCAGAGGCAGCGGTGCGCATTGCCACCCTGGGAGCCGACACGCCCACCGGCACGGTCACCGACCGCGCCGGGGTGCTCCCCTGGTGA
- a CDS encoding CGNR zinc finger domain-containing protein, which yields MLVVDLSGDNPRGLRFVVEVANAYRKNPALSVTDFQAIVDRHTAHGAAVPKCGKGADLLAAIEDIVRILAARESGTAADRINSTLNRYPAHPQLVQLPGRPWSMHLRSENTDRAQWFASTAAFALGLWLSEKGACAWGTCQAPGCDDFFVDSGRRTAQRYCTPRCATRARVANYRLKSAGR from the coding sequence GTGCTCGTCGTGGATCTGAGTGGCGACAATCCCCGCGGCCTACGGTTCGTCGTCGAAGTCGCGAACGCATACCGAAAGAATCCGGCCCTGTCGGTCACCGACTTCCAGGCGATCGTCGACCGACACACCGCGCATGGCGCCGCAGTGCCGAAGTGCGGCAAAGGCGCCGACCTTCTGGCCGCGATCGAAGACATCGTGCGAATTCTCGCCGCTCGGGAGTCCGGGACGGCGGCGGACAGGATCAACTCCACGTTGAACCGATATCCGGCTCACCCTCAGCTCGTCCAACTTCCCGGGCGCCCGTGGTCGATGCATCTCCGTTCCGAGAACACTGACCGGGCGCAGTGGTTCGCCTCCACCGCCGCTTTCGCCCTCGGATTGTGGCTCAGCGAGAAGGGTGCGTGCGCGTGGGGCACTTGCCAGGCGCCCGGCTGCGACGACTTCTTCGTCGACAGCGGGCGCCGTACTGCGCAGCGCTACTGCACGCCCCGGTGCGCGACACGCGCCCGCGTCGCGAACTACCGACTCAAGAGCGCAGGTCGATAG
- a CDS encoding TetR/AcrR family transcriptional regulator, which translates to MGRPRQHDLNTLCDHAHDLWVTHGAAGVTIRALTAVSGASSGAVYHAFGSRDGLLARVWAREAEDFLTFQRGTVARAMATGTPTDALVTAAMAPAHYAESNMDSARLLLSANVDDLMTAELTDDGRAQLRQRQKELGQLLVELSSALWNRQDPAAITTVRYCVVNLPGTLLLRSKNVTDPIAHHALELAVRGIASQAPPASAV; encoded by the coding sequence ATGGGTCGCCCCCGTCAGCACGACCTGAACACGCTCTGTGACCACGCGCATGACCTTTGGGTAACCCACGGGGCCGCAGGCGTGACCATCCGTGCCCTCACTGCAGTGTCCGGTGCATCCAGCGGCGCTGTCTACCACGCCTTCGGGTCACGTGACGGCCTGCTGGCGCGCGTCTGGGCGCGTGAGGCGGAGGATTTCCTCACGTTCCAGCGGGGCACGGTCGCGCGCGCCATGGCCACCGGCACCCCGACCGACGCCCTTGTCACTGCGGCCATGGCGCCGGCCCATTACGCCGAGTCGAACATGGACAGCGCCCGATTGCTGCTGTCGGCCAACGTCGACGACCTCATGACCGCAGAACTCACCGACGACGGCCGGGCGCAGCTCCGACAGCGCCAGAAGGAGCTCGGCCAACTGCTGGTCGAACTTTCCTCCGCACTCTGGAACCGACAAGACCCCGCAGCCATCACCACCGTGCGGTACTGCGTCGTCAATCTCCCCGGCACGCTGCTGCTCCGGTCGAAAAACGTCACCGACCCGATCGCCCATCACGCTCTCGAACTCGCGGTGCGCGGCATCGCCTCGCAGGCGCCGCCGGCCTCCGCCGTCTGA
- a CDS encoding hotdog fold domain-containing protein, with amino-acid sequence MTESPIKKAYSALNARPFGKRVFSTALTLKAPYFRTIRPTIVSLEPGRGEVRMRDRWSVHNHLGTVHAIACCNLAELAGGTTLDISLPDTHRWIPKGMHVSYLEKARGTLTGIATVEDLGSLAPDAAREVIVPVDITDPDGTTVVHADITMWISPR; translated from the coding sequence ATGACCGAATCACCGATCAAGAAGGCGTACAGCGCACTTAACGCGCGCCCCTTCGGTAAGCGGGTCTTCAGCACCGCCCTCACTCTGAAAGCCCCCTACTTTCGCACCATCCGACCCACGATCGTCTCGCTCGAGCCTGGGCGCGGCGAGGTTCGCATGCGCGACCGCTGGAGCGTGCACAACCACCTCGGCACGGTCCACGCCATCGCCTGCTGCAACCTCGCCGAGCTCGCCGGCGGAACAACGCTCGACATCTCCCTACCGGACACGCACCGCTGGATCCCCAAGGGCATGCACGTCTCCTACCTCGAGAAGGCCAGAGGCACGCTGACGGGCATCGCCACCGTGGAAGACCTGGGCAGCCTCGCACCTGATGCAGCCCGCGAGGTCATCGTCCCGGTCGACATCACCGATCCCGACGGGACGACCGTCGTCCACGCCGACATCACGATGTGGATCTCGCCCCGCTGA
- a CDS encoding class II aldolase/adducin family protein, with product MTGTPATTPQAHQIAETAAQLFAAGVMSHSGHANISARLDGERFAMTPGFIRELRPEQVAVVHQDGRVLEGKLRSSSTEIIAMHGIVYRKRAEVGAVIHTHSPASTAFAVANRPLPCRTEPMLRFGQAEEVPVVAWGPRGSDVSVRSIAQILDDRPTTQAVLLANHGLMVFGPDPASAAALLYAIEESAEAEIAARAIGGAVDFPPGALAAVRASMARSS from the coding sequence ATGACGGGAACACCGGCAACGACACCCCAGGCCCACCAGATCGCCGAGACGGCCGCGCAGTTGTTCGCAGCCGGCGTGATGTCGCACTCCGGGCACGCCAACATCAGCGCGCGGCTGGACGGCGAACGGTTCGCCATGACCCCGGGCTTCATTCGCGAGCTACGGCCAGAACAAGTGGCGGTCGTCCACCAGGACGGGCGGGTCCTCGAAGGGAAGCTGCGATCCTCCAGCACCGAGATCATCGCCATGCACGGCATCGTCTATCGCAAGCGGGCCGAGGTGGGCGCCGTCATCCACACCCATTCGCCCGCGTCGACCGCGTTTGCCGTGGCGAACCGGCCCCTGCCGTGCCGAACTGAGCCGATGCTGCGTTTCGGTCAGGCCGAGGAAGTGCCGGTCGTCGCGTGGGGACCGCGCGGATCGGACGTATCGGTCCGCAGCATCGCCCAGATCCTCGATGATCGTCCGACGACGCAGGCAGTGCTGCTGGCCAACCACGGCCTGATGGTCTTCGGCCCGGATCCGGCATCGGCCGCCGCGCTCCTGTATGCGATCGAGGAAAGCGCCGAAGCGGAGATCGCCGCGCGCGCCATCGGCGGGGCGGTGGACTTCCCTCCGGGTGCCCTCGCGGCCGTCCGCGCCTCGATGGCGCGCAGCTCATGA
- a CDS encoding ribosomal protein L7/L12, with amino-acid sequence MWRWIVVVALVVGVVAFGYDAFSRWRRHLTGQEPERFFVAPEEVPVANVEAVIASTDDRLAAIRALREQHPGLGLKAAADLIDAARGGRD; translated from the coding sequence GTGTGGCGCTGGATTGTCGTGGTGGCGCTGGTGGTCGGTGTCGTGGCGTTCGGGTACGACGCCTTCTCGCGGTGGCGCAGACATCTCACCGGCCAGGAGCCGGAGCGCTTCTTCGTTGCACCCGAGGAGGTTCCGGTCGCGAACGTGGAGGCGGTGATCGCGTCGACCGATGACCGTCTGGCGGCGATCAGGGCGCTACGCGAGCAGCATCCGGGTCTGGGGTTGAAGGCTGCCGCTGACCTCATCGATGCGGCGCGCGGCGGACGAGACTGA
- a CDS encoding nuclear transport factor 2 family protein — protein MTPTTTDVTTAFLEGLGAQDPERMGELFAEEIDWFVPGDPAVAHWVGARSRKSEVPDYFRALWAALEPGKSVVSVEAVVTDGEDAVIFGAFDHVAAPTGRPFHTAVALRLTVKAGKITRMHLFEDTAATAAAFAA, from the coding sequence ATGACCCCCACCACTACAGACGTGACGACCGCCTTCCTCGAGGGCCTCGGCGCACAGGACCCGGAAAGAATGGGCGAGCTGTTCGCGGAGGAGATCGACTGGTTCGTTCCGGGCGATCCGGCGGTAGCGCACTGGGTCGGCGCTCGCTCGCGTAAGAGCGAGGTGCCCGACTACTTCCGTGCCCTGTGGGCCGCTCTCGAACCGGGCAAGAGCGTCGTCTCCGTCGAGGCTGTCGTCACCGACGGCGAGGACGCCGTCATCTTCGGTGCGTTCGACCACGTCGCAGCTCCGACCGGACGCCCGTTCCACACCGCCGTTGCGCTGCGTTTGACCGTGAAGGCGGGAAAGATCACGCGCATGCACCTGTTCGAGGACACGGCAGCGACGGCTGCGGCGTTCGCAGCCTAG
- a CDS encoding FAD-dependent monooxygenase yields MELLRRMGLEDRVRAAGLPGEHVSMYRGATLSAPEFVRTTLDQGVVGREVTPAPGVICSQDVLEAILFEPAREADGSRIRFGTEFVSFTENHDGISAELRDVDTGARSIVAADYLVGCDGSRSTVRAQSGIRMDGDTGLGYYVSVRFRAPLGAVVADRTSASYFLTPPARGGFMAIDNDTHWIYQYPYDPDTEDPTAFDEAHWTEIVRAAAGVADLDVSVVDTSVWRMDATLASAYRRRRVFLAGDAAHAVPPTGGHGMNLGLGDADNLAWKLAAVLSGRAGAELLDTYEAERRPIPRQVIEIALDNAGARGGYRIDDELLLTTRYGSDAVVDGPSDSSIDPGGYTPAGLPGQLLPHVQFANSIGVGSTLDLIGATFTLIHGPTDSAQWHDQVDDAARRGHPVTGRHPLVQDASDDPWDRLRRLCGLANTGALLVRPDGHIAWRADTPASGPSLGDTLATLLAKPS; encoded by the coding sequence ATGGAACTGTTGCGTCGGATGGGCCTCGAGGACCGCGTACGAGCGGCGGGGTTGCCCGGCGAACACGTGTCGATGTACCGCGGAGCGACATTGAGCGCACCCGAATTCGTGCGCACCACCCTCGACCAGGGCGTGGTCGGTCGAGAGGTCACCCCCGCGCCCGGGGTGATCTGCTCTCAGGACGTCCTCGAGGCGATCTTGTTCGAGCCGGCACGTGAAGCGGACGGGAGCCGTATTCGATTCGGTACCGAATTCGTCTCGTTCACCGAGAACCACGACGGTATCTCGGCCGAACTGCGCGACGTCGACACCGGCGCGCGGTCGATCGTCGCGGCCGACTACCTCGTGGGCTGTGACGGATCCAGAAGTACCGTTCGGGCACAGTCCGGCATCCGGATGGACGGCGACACCGGGCTGGGGTACTACGTCAGCGTCCGCTTCCGTGCACCCTTGGGCGCCGTCGTCGCCGATCGAACGAGCGCCTCGTACTTCCTGACCCCACCTGCCCGGGGCGGATTCATGGCGATCGACAACGACACGCACTGGATCTACCAGTACCCCTACGACCCTGACACCGAGGATCCGACCGCGTTCGATGAGGCCCACTGGACCGAGATCGTGCGCGCCGCCGCCGGCGTCGCCGACCTCGACGTGTCGGTCGTCGACACGTCGGTGTGGCGGATGGATGCCACACTCGCCTCCGCGTACCGACGTCGGCGCGTGTTCCTGGCCGGCGATGCGGCCCATGCCGTTCCGCCGACCGGCGGGCACGGGATGAACTTAGGCCTCGGTGACGCCGACAACCTGGCGTGGAAACTGGCCGCAGTCTTGTCGGGACGGGCCGGCGCCGAACTTCTCGACACCTACGAGGCTGAGCGTAGGCCCATCCCCCGGCAGGTCATCGAGATCGCTCTGGACAATGCCGGAGCCCGCGGCGGGTACCGCATCGACGATGAACTTCTCCTCACCACACGGTACGGATCGGATGCCGTGGTCGATGGGCCCTCGGACTCGTCGATCGACCCCGGCGGATACACGCCCGCGGGCTTGCCCGGGCAGCTGCTTCCACATGTACAGTTCGCCAATTCAATTGGCGTAGGCTCGACCCTCGACCTGATCGGCGCCACCTTCACACTCATCCACGGCCCCACCGACAGCGCCCAGTGGCACGACCAGGTCGACGATGCTGCTCGACGAGGCCATCCGGTCACTGGGAGACACCCGTTGGTGCAAGACGCGTCCGACGACCCGTGGGACCGGCTGCGTCGCCTGTGTGGACTCGCGAATACCGGGGCCCTGCTCGTGCGCCCCGACGGGCATATCGCCTGGCGCGCCGACACTCCCGCCTCCGGGCCCAGTCTGGGAGACACACTGGCCACGTTGCTCGCCAAGCCCTCCTGA